A region from the Drosophila bipectinata strain 14024-0381.07 chromosome 3R, DbipHiC1v2, whole genome shotgun sequence genome encodes:
- the LOC108121003 gene encoding HEAT repeat-containing protein 5B isoform X6, with protein sequence MELAHTLTLNEEALKQLPEHKRPVFELEWLRYLEKALPQVSKPEIKASQKKLVQQLSERIQGAPGPPMRKLIASALATLFSVGDTFMLFDTVNACNDILKNKDDSPSYLPTKLAAICVLGSMYEKLGRMMGRTYEDTVQILIRTLRNAESQARIEIMHTLEKVNAGMGTAIANVHKDIYKAAKHCLLDRVMAVRVAAARCILKMIYSAPFLYQTELESLGTLCFRAFDGSNYEVRCAVAQLLGTLLAYTQQLAELATGKKKQTQAAALQAAKGANQRLVSLDEALGILMSGFLRGGASFLKGTGEIIKGSSGVNREVRVGVTHAYVVFVQFMGSVWLERQLSTFLAHVLDLVANPKAACSHVDAVYSRKCINFILRSTIGKMLGEKAQSAACKELVHLVAKQMNSIDFNPENAKDSNQETLFSQHLLVCALQELSSLLIGLGTTAQNLLGDQSLQAIDATCAVLVHPCAAARLAAAWCLRCACVAVPGQITPLIDRFVEAIEQMRSSPEAVAGYSCALAAILGSVRYSPLGIPHTKGKVVFNCAEELLRSASQNSRMSLHRTQAGWLLIGAIMTLGSPVVKGLLPRMLLLWRNSFPRSNKELESEKARGDAFTWQVTLEGRAGALSVMHSFLLNCPDLVTEDITRRLLTPIESALAMLVNLATVLKSYGTQLKAPAAMVRLRLFETLTLLPPNALEASYTHLLRMLVSEFTLSDNAANTTNSLLRTLCHGDDSIILGTWLQETNHRTIEDQMEPNRKVDGEHLQPNSAAGSGALEHDPCCLYRPNWSAQGTGSTGGTVAASTSGSAIVGSTTNIQLISKAQQCPGPLPLGVAVIDMAVTLYGTIFPKVANKHRLQMLDHFAECIRQAKSSRQEAVQMNIFTALLCALKNLTDSKTSLGQEDVRKSATALIVASLTSSNSTIRCAAGEALGRLAQVVGDSHFTAELAQNSFDKLKSARDVVTRTGHSHALGCLHRYVGGMGSSQHLSTSVSILLALGQDSASPVVQAWSLYALAQIADSGGPMFRGYVDATLTLSLKLLLTVPHAHVDVHQCVGRVVNALITTVGPELQGGVASMRGSFLCSAALLQAHSDPLVQAEAIGCLQQLHLFACKSLQLEELVPTLVGMLASNYFILRKASVSCLRQLAHREAKEVCELALTINAEQLPDLVITEYGLPGLLFSLLDTETDAEMLRNIHDTLTSMLQMLAADNLSSWLSLCKNVLTVAVEGGLNDDAAGGDQGKGKEGGGDQEEDDEEEEYADDVTEYRAEENTSTHPAVQPRWPTRVFAAQCVRRIIASCEAASPVHFDLLQAKEQQLIRSRGDYLILHLAELIRMSFMAATSDSDQLRLEGLRTLQEIIDRFANIPEPEFPGHLLLEQFQAQVGAALRPAFAPDTPSHVTAAACEVCSAWIGSGVARDIGDLRRVHQLLVSSLSKLSSKTNSTQLYNESMATLEKLSILKAWAEVYIVAMLSNGKAPASLLNLQSQESGIPSLTNVEADLDLPESRGESLLGLVQPELHNLSTHWLSAMKDHALLLLPAEFQSQLPHDGGAFYTTDTINSSKPHYMTSWPPILYASALWLRDEGFARHLDTDEAAAESNNNQITHGSLSADRFHMIFGICMEALCSMRSSERPRNIISCLRSLHSIFDSDWARRQLVKDRALTIELCHVLHRQILTRDELLVQLLCVEILKQTIRAAREDVERKRDDNANSEDEKRGERLGEDDSMQPGSSHVYAVLEVCLCLFVRQIPSMNPTRQGSGLQLDFSYAKMATGTSFFSVLGDDNGLLVASGLQCVEQLLDLCTPKGALAILPTVLYMTTSIMKEIANKSSIDSTILANTSAVKAALQCLRSVCVHKWAKVEETAEEWQQLLQSALATIVDLTKTAGDNEERKVDEVTMLLAIAVFILHTPAAVVATPSLQYPCINHFRQCLQSEHMSVKLRCIETTRSIFAQAELKTATPYIHALAPRIIESLYAESSKAPSNELELQVTLESIVTVEQLIDLAEPQHRNMNLLQDIQMLTLLVPVLIGFLAEPSRLRTLPKYQRQLHDQALQWLLKIGPKYPKEFKALMGQTPELRQKLEAAIRSQQQSINIAQKASEAQRSGLLAKPQKPTIKLKTDFSNFQ encoded by the exons ATGGAACTAGCCCACACACTGACCCTAAACGAGGAGGCCCTCAAGCAGCTGCCCGAGCACAAGCGCCCGGTGTTCGAGCTGGAGTGGCTGCGCTACCTGGAGAAGGCACTGCCCCAGGTGTCCAAGCCCGAGATCAAGGCCAGCCAAAAGAAGCTGGTCCAGCAGCTCTCCGAGCGGATCCAGGGAGCACCGGGACCGCCTATGCGCAAGCTCATCGCCAGTGCCCTGGCCACGCTCTTCTCGGTGGGCGATACCTTCATGCTGTTCGATACTGTCAACGCCTGCAATGACATCCTTAAGAACAAGGATGACTCACCCAGCTATCTGCCGACCAAGCT CGCCGCCATTTGCGTCCTAGGCTCAATGTACGAAAAGCTTGGCAGGATGATGGGTCGCACCTACGAGGACACTGTCCAGATCCTGATACGCACGCTGCGCAACGCAGAGTCGCAGGCTCGCATCGAGATTATGCACACCCTGGAGAAGGTGAACGCTGGCATGGGCACTGCGATCGCCAACGTTCACAAGGACATCTACAAGGCGGCCAAGCACTGCCTCCTGGACAGAGTGATGGCTGTTCGCGTGGCCGCCGCTCGCTGCATCCTCAAGATGATCTACAGTGCCCCGTTCTTGTACCAAACCGAACTGGAGAGCTTGGGAACCCTGTGCTTCCGTGCCTTCGACGGAAGCAACTACGAGGTGCGCTGTGCCGTGGCGCAGCTTCTGGGAACTCTTCTGGCGTACACCCAGCAGCTGGCTGAACTGGCCACTGGAAAGAAGAAACAGACCCAGGCGGCGGCCCTGCAAGCGGCGAAGGGAGCCAACCAGCGTCTAGTGTCGCTGGACGAGGCTCTGGGTATCCTGATGTCTGGATTTCTGCGAGGCGGAGCATCGTTCCTCAAGGGAACTGGAGAGATCATCAAGGGCAGCTCGGGCGTGAACAGGGAAGTGCGAGTGGGTGTAACCCATGCCTATGTGGTCTTTGTCCAATTCATGGGTAGCGTCTGGCTGGAGCGTCAACTGAGCACTTTCCTGGCCCACGTCCTCGATCTGGTGGCCAATCCCAAGGCAGCATGCTCCCACGTGGATGCAGTGTACTCGAGGAAGTGCATCAACTTCATTCTCCGCTCCACCATTGGCAAGATGCTGGGCGAAAAGGCGCAAAGCGCCGCTTGCAAGGAGCTCGTCCATCTTGTCGCCAAGCAGATGAACTCCATCGACTTTAATCCGGAGAATGCAAAGGATTCCAACCAGGAGACCCTCTTCAGTCAGCACTTGCTGGTGTGTGCCCTGCAGGAGCTGAGCTCGCTTCTGATCGGCTTGGGCACCACCGCCCAGAATCTGTTGGGAGACCAATCCCTGCAGGCCATCGACGCCACATGTGCGGTCTTGGTGCATCCTTGTGCCGCTGCTCGGCTGGCTGCCGCCTGGTGCCTGAGATGTGCCTGCGTAGCAGTCCCTGGACAGATCACTCCGTTGATCGACCGTTTTGTGGAGGCCATCGAGCAGATGCGATCCTCGCCGGAAGCCGTCGCCGGCTACAGCTGCGCTTTGGCGGCCATTTTGGGAAGTGTGCGCTACTCGCCACTGGGCATCCCCCACACCAAGGGCAAGGTCGTCTTCAACTGTGCGGAGGAGCTGCTGCGTTCCGCTTCCCAGAATAGCCGCATGTCGCTGCACCGCACCCAGGCCGGATGGCTATTGATTGGCGCCATTATGACCCTGGGATCGCCGGTCGTCAAGGGTTTGCTGCCACGGATGCTTCTGCTTTGGCGCAACTCCTTCCCGAGATCCAACAAGGAGCTGGAGTCTGAGAAGGCTCGGGGTGATGCGTTCACCTGGCAAGTTACCCTGGAGGGCAGGGCGGGAGCACTGTCGGTGATGCACAGCTTCCTTCTCAACTGTCCTGACCTCGTCACCGAGGACATCACTCGTCGCCTGCTCACGCCCATCGAGAGTGCTCTGGCAATGCTGGTGAA CTTGGCCACTGTCCTGAAGAGCTACGGCACTCAGTTGAAGGCACCTGCCGCCATGGTGCGCCTTCGCCTCTTTGAGACCCTCACTCTCCTGCCACCCAATGCTCTGGAGGCCTCCTACACCCATCTCCTCCGTATGCTCGTTTCGGAGTTCACACTTTCGGACAACGCGGCCAATACCACAAACTCGCTGCTGCGAACGCTGTGTCATGGTGATGACTCCATTATCCTGGGCACTTGGTTGCAGGAAACCAACCATCGCACCATCGAGGATCAG ATGGAGCCCAATCGAAAAGTCGATGGCGAGCAT TTGCAACCGAATAGCGCTGCTGGCTCGGGTGCCTTGGAACACGATCCCTGCTGCTTATACCGTCCCAACTGGTCTGCCCAAGGAACCGGATCGACCGGCGGTACTGTTGCAGCTTCAACGTCCGGATCAGCCATCGTCGGATCCACCACCAACATCCAGCTGATCAGCAAGGCGCAGCAGTGTCCCGGCCCATTGCCGCTGGGAGTGGCCGTGATCGACATGGCAGTTACCCTGTACGGAACCATTTTCCCCAAGGTAGCCAACAAGCATCGTCTCCAAATGCTGGATCACTTCGCCGAGTGCATTCGCCAGGCGAAGAGCAGCCGCCAGGAGGCCGTCCAGATGAACATCTTCACGGCACTGCTCTGTGCTCTGAAGAATCTTACGGACAGCAAGACCAGCTTGGGCCAAGAGGACGTCCGCAAGAGCGCCACTGCCCTGATAGTGGCTTCCCTGACTAGCTCCAACTCGACCATTCGCTGTGCAGCCGGAGAAGCTCTGGGAAGATTGGCCCAGGTGGTGGGAGACTCGCACTTCACAGCGGAATTGGCGCAGAACAGCTTCGACAAACTGAAGTCGGCGAGGGATGTGGTCACGAGGACGGGACACTCGCATGCCCTGGGTTGCCTGCATCGGTATGTCGGCGGCATGGGCTCATCGCAGCACTTGAGCACCAGTGTCTCCATCCTGTTGGCCCTGGGGCAGGACAGTGCCTCGCCGGTGGTGCAAGCCTGGTCCCTGTACGCTCTGGCCCAGATAGCCGACTCCGGAGGACCCATGTTCCGGGGCTACGTGGATGCCACGTTGACGCTCAGCCTGAAGCTCTTGCTCACTGTTCCCCATGCCCATGTGGATGTCCATCAGTGCGTGGGTCGCGTGGTGAATGCCCTAATCACCACAGTGGGACCGGAACTGCAAGGAGGTGTGGCCAGCATGCGAGGATCGTTCCTGTGCTCGGCAGCGCTGCTGCAAGCCCACTCGGATCCTTTGGTTCAAGCCGAAGCAATAGGATGCCTGCAACAGCTGCACTTGTTCGCCTGCAAGTCCCTGCAACTGGAGGAGCTGGTGCCCACGCTGGTCGGCATGCTGGCCAGCAACTATTTCATCCTCCGGAAAGCCTCAGTCTCCTGCCTTCGGCAGCTGGCGCACCGGGAGGCCAAGGAAGTGTGCGAGTTGGCATTGACCATCAATGCCGAGCAGCTGCCGGACTTGGTGATCACCGAGTACGGACTGCCAGGACTGCTCTTCTCGCTGCTGGACACCGAAACTGACGCCGAGATGCTCAGAAACATCCACGACACTCTCACCTCCATGCTGCAAATGCTGGCTGCGGATAACCTCAGCTCTTGGCTGAGCCTCTGCAAGAATGTCCTTACGGTGGCCGTGGAGGGAGGTCTCAACGATGATGCGGCGGGTGGAGATCAGGGGAAAGGCAAGGAGGGCGGCGGCGATCAGGAGGAGGatgacgaagaagaggaataTGCCGACGATGTGACAGAATACCGGGCGGAGGAAAACACATCCACCCATCCGGCAGTGCAGCCACGTTGGCCCACCAGAGTTTTTGCCGCCCAGTGCGTCCGGAGGATTATCGCCAGCTGTGAGGCCGCCAGCCCCGTGCACTTTGACCTTCTGCAGGCCAAGGAGCAGCAACTGATTCGCTCTCGCGGGGACTACCTCATTCTTCACTTGGCGGAACTCATTCGTATGTCTTTCATGGCGGCCACATCTGACTCGGATCAGCTACGTCTAGAGGGTCTCCGCACGCTCCAGGAGATCATCGATCGGTTCGCCAATATCCCAGAGCCGGAGTTCCCTGGACATCTGCTTCTGGAACAGTTTCAGGCTCAGGTGGGAGCCGCTCTGCGACCCGCTTTCGCTCCAGACACTCCCTCCCACGTGACGGCAGCCGCCTGTGAAGTTTGCTCCGCCTGGATCGGCTCCGGGGTGGCCAGAGACATTGGAGATCTGCGGCGTGTCCACCAGCTACTGGTGAGCTCCCTGAGCAAGCTATCGTCCAAAACCAACAGCACCCAGCTGTACAACGAGTCCATGGCCACCCTGGAGAAGCTGAGCATCCTCAAGGCCTGGGCCGAAGTCTACATCGTGGCCATGCTGAGCAATGGAAAGGCGCCGGCCTCTTTGTTGAATCTGCAATCGCAGGAGTCGGGCATCCCATCCCTGACCAATGTGGAAGCAGATCTGGATCTGCCGGAGAGCAGGGGCGAAAGTCTCCTGGGCTTGGTGCAGCCGGAGCTCCACAACCTCTCCACCCACTGGCTGAGTGCAATGAAGGACCACgccctgctcctgctcccaGCCGAGTTCCAGTCTCAGCTACCACACGACGGCGGAGCGTTCTACACCACGGACACGATTAACTCCTCGAAACCCCACTACATGACCAGTTGGCCACCCATCCTGTACGCCTCGGCCCTTTGGTTGAGGGACGAGGGCTTCGCCCGGCATCTGGACACCGATGAAGCTGCTGCGGAGTCCAACAACAACCAGATCACGCACGGTTCCCTGTCGGCGGACCGATTCCACATGATCTTCGGCATCTGCATGGAGGCTCTGTGCAGCATGAGGAGTTCCGAGCGGCCGAGGAATATTATTAGTTGCCTGAGGTCGTTGCACAGCATCTTCGACTCGGACTGGGCCAGGAGACAGCTGGTCAAGGATCGGGCACTCACCATAGAACTCTGCCACGTGCTGCACCGACAGATTCTGACCAGAGATGAGCTGCTGGTCCAACTTCTCTGCGTGGAAATACTGAAGCAGACAATAAGGGCCGCTCGGGAGGATGTGGAGAGGAAGCGGGACGACAATGCCAACTCAGAAGACGAGAAGAGAGGAGAGCGGTTGGGCGAGGACGACTCCATGCAGCCGGGCAGCTCCCACGTCTACGCAGTCCTGGAGGTCTGTCTTTGCCTGTTTGTTCGTCAGATTCCCAGCATGAATCCCACACGGCAGGGATCCGGTCTCCAGTTGGACTTCTCGTACGCCAAAATGGCCACCGGCACGTCGTTCTTCTCGGTGCTGGGCGACGACAATGGTCTGCTGGTGGCCAGCGGGCTGCAGTGCGTCGAACAGTTGCTGGACTTGTGCACGCCGAAGGGAGCATTGGCCATTCTGCCCACCGTCCTCTACATGACCACCAGCATCATGAAGGAGATCGCCAATAAGTCGTCCATTGATAGCACCATCCTGGCCAATACCAGCGCAGTGAAGGCTGCTCTGCAATGTCTGCGCTCCGTTTGCGTCCACAAGTGGGCCAAGGTGGAGGAGACTGCCGAGGAGTGGCAGCAGTTGCTCCAAAGCGCACTGGCCACCATTGTCGATTTGACGAAGACCGCCGGCGACAACGAGGAGCGCAAGGTGGACGAGGTCACCATGCTGCTGGCCATCGCTGTTTTCATCCTGCACACGCCCGCCGCAGTTGTGGCCACGCCCTCGCTGCAGTATCCCTGCATCAACCACTTCCGGCAGTGCCTGCAGTCGGAGCACATGTCTGTAAAGCTGCGATGCATCGAGACCACGCGCTCCATCTTTGCCCAGGCGGAACTGAAGACAGCCACCCCTTATATCCACGCCCTGGCTCCGCGAATCATCGAGTCGCTGTACGCGGAGTCCAGCAAAGCGCCGTCCAACGAGCTGGAGCTGCAGGTCACCCTGGAGAGCATAGTCACCGTGGAGCAGCTGATAGATCTGGCAGAGCCACAACATC GAAACATGAACTTGCTACAAG ACATCCAAATGCTGACGCTGCTGGTGCCCGTACTTATTGGATTCCTGGCCGAGCCAAGTCGACTTCGAACGTTGCCAAAGTACCAGAGGCAGTTGCACGATCAGGCATTGCAGTGGCTCCTGAAGATCGGTCCCAAATACCCCAAGGAGTTCAAGGCCCTGATGGGCCAGACGCCGGAGTTGCGACAGAAATTGGAGGCCGCCATCCGCAGCCAGCAGCAGTCGATTAACATCGCCCAGAAGGCATCCGAGGCCCAGAGGAGCGGCCTGCTGGCCAAGCCACAAAAGCCCACGATCAAGCTGAAAACGGATTTCAGCAACTTCCAATAA